In Sceloporus undulatus isolate JIND9_A2432 ecotype Alabama chromosome 7, SceUnd_v1.1, whole genome shotgun sequence, one DNA window encodes the following:
- the KCNT1 gene encoding potassium channel subfamily T member 1 isoform X6, whose protein sequence is MARAKLKKSPSDSNAHQKSIPPLATTEDVPGVSPLLPARRMGSLGSETGHRPHTEDFSMDSSLSQVQVEFYVNENTFKERLKLFFIKNQRSSLRIRLFNFSLKLLTCLLYIVRVLLDDPERIGCWECEKHNYSTFNQSSSEINWDPIIWVDRNKPLWAIQVSVAIISFLETMLLIYLSYKGNIWEQIFRVSFILEMINTVPFIITIFWPFIRNLFIPVFLNCWLAKYALENMINDLHRAIQRTQSAMFNQVLILICTLLCLLFTGTCGIQHLERAGENLTLFKSFYFCIVTFSTVGYGDVTPKIWPSQLLVVIMICVALVVLPLQFEELVYLWMERQKSGGNYSRHRAQTEKHVVLCVSSLKIDLLMDFLNEFYAHPRLQDYYVVILCPTEMDIQVRRVLQIPLWSQRVIYLQGSALKDQDLLRAKMDNGEACFILSSRNEVDRTAADHQTILRAWAVKDFAPNCPLYVQILKPENKFHVKFADHVVCEEECKYAMLALNCVCPATSTLITLLVHTSRGQEGQESPEQWQRMYGRCSGNEVYHIRMGDSKFFMEYEGKSFTYASFHAHKKYGVCLMGVRREENKSILLNPGPRHIMTASDTCFYINITKEENSAFIFKQEEKQKKKGFAGRGIYDGPSRLPVHSIIASMGTVAMDLQNTECRPMNNSKLTLPAENGSGKRRPSIAPVLEVADSSSLLPCDMLSDQSEDEMTQSDEEGLPIIEYVKGYPPNSPYIGSSPTLCHLLPVKAPFCCLRLDKGCKHNSYEDAKAYGFKNKLIIVSAETAGNGLYNFIVPLRAYYRSRKELNPIVLLLDNKPDHHFLEAICCFPMVYYMEGTIDNLDSLLQCGIIYADNLVVVDKESTMSAEEDYMADAKTIVNVQTMFRLFPSLSIITELTHPSNMRFMQFRAKDSYSLALSKLEKKERENGSNLAFMFRLPFAAGRVFSISMLDTLLYQSFVKDYMITITRLLLGLDTTPGSGYLCAMKITEDDLWIRSYGRLFQKLCSSSAEIPIGIYRTESHMFSTTDPHDLRTQSQISINVEDCEDTKELKEHWNAKTNHQRNSCPTEQSEHPLLRRKSMQWARRLSRKGANKHTPKTAEWINQQRLSLYRRSERQELSELVKNRMKHLGLPTTGYDEMNDHQNTLSYVLINPPPDTRLELNDIVYLIRPDPLAHVENENHSRKSSCGNKQDPCSPETRDETQL, encoded by the exons GCCACATACGGAAGATTTCAGCATGGATTCTTCCCTCTCACA GGTCCAAGTGGAGTTTTATGTGAACGAAAACACATTTAAGGAGCGCCTGAAGCTATTCTTCATCAAAAACCAAAGATCAA GTCTGAGGATACGTCTGTTCAACTTCTCCCTGAAGCTTCTTACCTGCCTTCTTTACATCGTCCGTGTTCTCCTCGATGACCCAGAACGGATAGGATG TTGGGAATGTGAAAAACACAATTATTCAACCTTCAACCAGTCGTCTTCAGAAATCAACTG GGATCCCATCATATGGGTAGACCGAAACAAACCATTGTGGGCAATACAA gTCAGTGTAGCCATTATTAGCTTCCTGGAGACGATGCTCCTGATCTATCTCAGCTACAAG GGAAACATTTGGGAGCAGATTTTCCGTGTATCCTTCATCCTTGAAATGATCAACACTGTGCCCTTTATTATCACA ATCTTTTGGCCGTTTATACGGAACCTGTTTATTCCTGTTTTCTTGAATTGCTGGCTGGCAAAGTATGCCTTGGAAAACATGATT aacGATTTGCACCGAGCGATACAAAGAACCCAGTCTGCCATGTTCAACCAGGTGCTCATCTTGATTTGCACTTTACTCTGTCTCCTTTTCACTGG AACCTGTGGCATCCAGCACTTAGAAAGAGCCGGTGAAAACCTCACCCTCTTCAAATCCTTCTATTTCTGCATTGTTACCTTCTCCACGGTGGGCTACGGCGATGTGACACCCAAAATCTGGCCCTCTCAGCTGTTGGTTGTGATCATGATCTGCGTTGCCCTGGTTGTATTACCTCTCCAG TTTGAGGAGCTTGTATACTTGTGGATGGAGCGCCAGAAATCCGGGGGGAACTACAGCCGTCATCGAGCACAAACGGAGAAACACGTGGTCCTTTGTGTCAGCTCCCTCAAAATTGACCTGCTGATGGACTTCCTCAACGAATTTTACGCTCATCCTAGACTGCAG GATTACTATGTGGTGATCCTCTGTCCCACAGAGATGGACATCCAGGTCCGGCGGGTGCTACAGATTCCCTTATGGTCTCAGCGTGTGATCTATCTCCAGGGATCGGCCTTGAAAGATCAGGATCTCTTGAGAGCCAA GATGGACAATGGAGAAGCCTGTTTCATTCTCAGCAGCCGCAATGAAGTGGACCGCACAGCTGCT GACCATCAAACTATCCTCCGGGCTTGGGCTGTGAAGGACTTTGCTCCAAACTGTCCCCTGTATGTTCAGATCTTGAAACCGGAGAACAAGTTCCACGTAAAATTTGCTG ATCATGTGGTCTGTGAAGAGGAATGCAAGTACGCAATGCTGGCTCTGAACTGCGTCTGCCCAGCCACCTCCACTCTCATCACGCTCCTTGTTCACACATCCAGAGGACA AGAAGGACAGGAATCGCCGGAGCAGTGGCAAAGGATGTACGGTCGCTGCTCGGGTAATGAGGTCTACCACATCCGGATGGGCGACAGCAAGTTCTTCATGGAGTATGAAGGGAAGAGCTTCACCTACGCATCCTTCCACGCCCACAAAAA GTACGGTGTCTGCTTGATGGGTGTGAGAAGGGAGGAGAACAAGAGCATCCTTCTCAACCCAGGACCGCGGCACATCATGACCGCCTCGGACACTTGCTTCTACATCAACATCACGAAGGAGGAGAACTCGGCCTTCATCTTCaagcaggaggagaagcagaagaagaaaggctTTGCAGGGAGAGGGATCTACGACGGGCCGTCAAGGTTGCCAGTCCATAGCATCATCGCCAGCATGG GCACAGTAGCCATGGACTTGCAGAACACAGAGTGTCGCCCCATGAACAACAGCAAACTCACCTTGCCGGCGGAGAACGGATCCGGCAAAAGGAGACCCAGCATCGCTCCAGTTCTGGAGGTGGCCGACAGTTCTTCCCTCTTACCATGCGACATGCTCAGCGACCAGTCGGAAGACGAGATGACTCAGTCGGACGAAGAGGGCCTTCCCATTATAGA ATACGTCAAGGGCTATCCACCCAATTCTCCGTACATTGGAAGTTCTCCCACACTGTGCCACCTTCTGCCTGTTAAGGCTCCTTTCTGTTGCTTACGTTTGGATAAG GGCTGCAAACACAACAGCTATGAAGATGCCAAGGCCTACGGGTTTAAGAACAAACTGATCATTGTGTCGGCTGAGACGGCTGGGAACGGCTTGTATAACTTCATTGTCCCTCTCCGTGCCTACTATCGGTCACGGAAGGAGTTAAACCCCATCGTGCTGTTGCTGGACAACAA GCCTGATCATCACTTTCTGGAAGCCATCTGCTGTTTCCCAATGGTCTATTACATGGAAGGCACAATTGACAA CCTGGACAGTttgctgcagtgtggcatcatTTACGCCGACAATTTGGTGGTGGTGGATAAGGAGAGTACCATGAGTGCCGAAGAGGACTACATGGCGGATGCCAAGACCATCGTCAATGTCCAAACCATGTTCAG gCTTTTCCCAAGTCTAAGTATCATCACAGAGCTGACGCATCCATCCAACATGAGGTTCATGCAGTTCCGAGCAAAGGATAGCTATTCATTGGCTCTTTCCAAGCTAGAGAAG AAAGAACGTGAAAATGGCTCCAACTTGGCCTTCATGTTCCGACTGCCATTTGCCGCTGGCCGGGTTTTCAGCATCAGCATGTTGGATACGTTGCTTTACCAG TCATTTGTGAAGGACTACATGATCACCATTACAAGATTGCTGTTGGGCCTGGATACCACCCCTGGCTCTGGCTACCTTTGTGCT ATGAAAATCACAGAGGATGACCTGTGGATCCGGAGCTATGGCCGTCTCTTCCAGAAACTGTGCTCTTCCAGCGCGGAGATCCCCATTGGCATCTATAGAACGGAGTCCCATATGTTTTCTACCACTGAT CCTCATGACCTCAGAACACAG TCACAGATCTCAATCAACGTGGAAGATTGCGAAGACACCAAAGAGCTGAAAGAGCATTGGAACGCCAAAACAAACCATCAACGAAACTCGTGCCCCACCGAACAATCCGAGCACCCGTTGCTTCGGCGCAAGAGCATGCAGTGGGCACGCCGGCTCAGTCGGAAAGGAGCCAACAAACACACGCCCAAAACAGCCGAGTGGATTAACCAACAGAGGTTGAGCCTCTACCGGCGGTCGGAGCGGCAAGAGCTGTCGGAGCTGGTGAAGAACCGGATGAAACATCTGGGCTTGCCCACAACAGGGTACG
- the KCNT1 gene encoding potassium channel subfamily T member 1 isoform X8 has product MPLQQGLAYWPHTEDFSMDSSLSQVQVEFYVNENTFKERLKLFFIKNQRSSLRIRLFNFSLKLLTCLLYIVRVLLDDPERIGCWECEKHNYSTFNQSSSEINWDPIIWVDRNKPLWAIQVSVAIISFLETMLLIYLSYKGNIWEQIFRVSFILEMINTVPFIITIFWPFIRNLFIPVFLNCWLAKYALENMINDLHRAIQRTQSAMFNQVLILICTLLCLLFTGTCGIQHLERAGENLTLFKSFYFCIVTFSTVGYGDVTPKIWPSQLLVVIMICVALVVLPLQFEELVYLWMERQKSGGNYSRHRAQTEKHVVLCVSSLKIDLLMDFLNEFYAHPRLQDYYVVILCPTEMDIQVRRVLQIPLWSQRVIYLQGSALKDQDLLRAKMDNGEACFILSSRNEVDRTAADHQTILRAWAVKDFAPNCPLYVQILKPENKFHVKFADHVVCEEECKYAMLALNCVCPATSTLITLLVHTSRGQEGQESPEQWQRMYGRCSGNEVYHIRMGDSKFFMEYEGKSFTYASFHAHKKYGVCLMGVRREENKSILLNPGPRHIMTASDTCFYINITKEENSAFIFKQEEKQKKKGFAGRGIYDGPSRLPVHSIIASMGTVAMDLQNTECRPMNNSKLTLPAENGSGKRRPSIAPVLEVADSSSLLPCDMLSDQSEDEMTQSDEEGLPIIEYVKGYPPNSPYIGSSPTLCHLLPVKAPFCCLRLDKGCKHNSYEDAKAYGFKNKLIIVSAETAGNGLYNFIVPLRAYYRSRKELNPIVLLLDNKPDHHFLEAICCFPMVYYMEGTIDNLDSLLQCGIIYADNLVVVDKESTMSAEEDYMADAKTIVNVQTMFRLFPSLSIITELTHPSNMRFMQFRAKDSYSLALSKLEKKERENGSNLAFMFRLPFAAGRVFSISMLDTLLYQSFVKDYMITITRLLLGLDTTPGSGYLCAMKITEDDLWIRSYGRLFQKLCSSSAEIPIGIYRTESHMFSTTDPHDLRTQSQISINVEDCEDTKELKEHWNAKTNHQRNSCPTEQSEHPLLRRKSMQWARRLSRKGANKHTPKTAEWINQQRLSLYRRSERQELSELVKNRMKHLGLPTTGYEDVANLTACDVMNRVNLGYLQDEMNDHQNTLSYVLINPPPDTRLELNDIVYLIRPDPLAHVENENHSRKSSCGNKQDPCSPETRDETQL; this is encoded by the exons GCCACATACGGAAGATTTCAGCATGGATTCTTCCCTCTCACA GGTCCAAGTGGAGTTTTATGTGAACGAAAACACATTTAAGGAGCGCCTGAAGCTATTCTTCATCAAAAACCAAAGATCAA GTCTGAGGATACGTCTGTTCAACTTCTCCCTGAAGCTTCTTACCTGCCTTCTTTACATCGTCCGTGTTCTCCTCGATGACCCAGAACGGATAGGATG TTGGGAATGTGAAAAACACAATTATTCAACCTTCAACCAGTCGTCTTCAGAAATCAACTG GGATCCCATCATATGGGTAGACCGAAACAAACCATTGTGGGCAATACAA gTCAGTGTAGCCATTATTAGCTTCCTGGAGACGATGCTCCTGATCTATCTCAGCTACAAG GGAAACATTTGGGAGCAGATTTTCCGTGTATCCTTCATCCTTGAAATGATCAACACTGTGCCCTTTATTATCACA ATCTTTTGGCCGTTTATACGGAACCTGTTTATTCCTGTTTTCTTGAATTGCTGGCTGGCAAAGTATGCCTTGGAAAACATGATT aacGATTTGCACCGAGCGATACAAAGAACCCAGTCTGCCATGTTCAACCAGGTGCTCATCTTGATTTGCACTTTACTCTGTCTCCTTTTCACTGG AACCTGTGGCATCCAGCACTTAGAAAGAGCCGGTGAAAACCTCACCCTCTTCAAATCCTTCTATTTCTGCATTGTTACCTTCTCCACGGTGGGCTACGGCGATGTGACACCCAAAATCTGGCCCTCTCAGCTGTTGGTTGTGATCATGATCTGCGTTGCCCTGGTTGTATTACCTCTCCAG TTTGAGGAGCTTGTATACTTGTGGATGGAGCGCCAGAAATCCGGGGGGAACTACAGCCGTCATCGAGCACAAACGGAGAAACACGTGGTCCTTTGTGTCAGCTCCCTCAAAATTGACCTGCTGATGGACTTCCTCAACGAATTTTACGCTCATCCTAGACTGCAG GATTACTATGTGGTGATCCTCTGTCCCACAGAGATGGACATCCAGGTCCGGCGGGTGCTACAGATTCCCTTATGGTCTCAGCGTGTGATCTATCTCCAGGGATCGGCCTTGAAAGATCAGGATCTCTTGAGAGCCAA GATGGACAATGGAGAAGCCTGTTTCATTCTCAGCAGCCGCAATGAAGTGGACCGCACAGCTGCT GACCATCAAACTATCCTCCGGGCTTGGGCTGTGAAGGACTTTGCTCCAAACTGTCCCCTGTATGTTCAGATCTTGAAACCGGAGAACAAGTTCCACGTAAAATTTGCTG ATCATGTGGTCTGTGAAGAGGAATGCAAGTACGCAATGCTGGCTCTGAACTGCGTCTGCCCAGCCACCTCCACTCTCATCACGCTCCTTGTTCACACATCCAGAGGACA AGAAGGACAGGAATCGCCGGAGCAGTGGCAAAGGATGTACGGTCGCTGCTCGGGTAATGAGGTCTACCACATCCGGATGGGCGACAGCAAGTTCTTCATGGAGTATGAAGGGAAGAGCTTCACCTACGCATCCTTCCACGCCCACAAAAA GTACGGTGTCTGCTTGATGGGTGTGAGAAGGGAGGAGAACAAGAGCATCCTTCTCAACCCAGGACCGCGGCACATCATGACCGCCTCGGACACTTGCTTCTACATCAACATCACGAAGGAGGAGAACTCGGCCTTCATCTTCaagcaggaggagaagcagaagaagaaaggctTTGCAGGGAGAGGGATCTACGACGGGCCGTCAAGGTTGCCAGTCCATAGCATCATCGCCAGCATGG GCACAGTAGCCATGGACTTGCAGAACACAGAGTGTCGCCCCATGAACAACAGCAAACTCACCTTGCCGGCGGAGAACGGATCCGGCAAAAGGAGACCCAGCATCGCTCCAGTTCTGGAGGTGGCCGACAGTTCTTCCCTCTTACCATGCGACATGCTCAGCGACCAGTCGGAAGACGAGATGACTCAGTCGGACGAAGAGGGCCTTCCCATTATAGA ATACGTCAAGGGCTATCCACCCAATTCTCCGTACATTGGAAGTTCTCCCACACTGTGCCACCTTCTGCCTGTTAAGGCTCCTTTCTGTTGCTTACGTTTGGATAAG GGCTGCAAACACAACAGCTATGAAGATGCCAAGGCCTACGGGTTTAAGAACAAACTGATCATTGTGTCGGCTGAGACGGCTGGGAACGGCTTGTATAACTTCATTGTCCCTCTCCGTGCCTACTATCGGTCACGGAAGGAGTTAAACCCCATCGTGCTGTTGCTGGACAACAA GCCTGATCATCACTTTCTGGAAGCCATCTGCTGTTTCCCAATGGTCTATTACATGGAAGGCACAATTGACAA CCTGGACAGTttgctgcagtgtggcatcatTTACGCCGACAATTTGGTGGTGGTGGATAAGGAGAGTACCATGAGTGCCGAAGAGGACTACATGGCGGATGCCAAGACCATCGTCAATGTCCAAACCATGTTCAG gCTTTTCCCAAGTCTAAGTATCATCACAGAGCTGACGCATCCATCCAACATGAGGTTCATGCAGTTCCGAGCAAAGGATAGCTATTCATTGGCTCTTTCCAAGCTAGAGAAG AAAGAACGTGAAAATGGCTCCAACTTGGCCTTCATGTTCCGACTGCCATTTGCCGCTGGCCGGGTTTTCAGCATCAGCATGTTGGATACGTTGCTTTACCAG TCATTTGTGAAGGACTACATGATCACCATTACAAGATTGCTGTTGGGCCTGGATACCACCCCTGGCTCTGGCTACCTTTGTGCT ATGAAAATCACAGAGGATGACCTGTGGATCCGGAGCTATGGCCGTCTCTTCCAGAAACTGTGCTCTTCCAGCGCGGAGATCCCCATTGGCATCTATAGAACGGAGTCCCATATGTTTTCTACCACTGAT CCTCATGACCTCAGAACACAG TCACAGATCTCAATCAACGTGGAAGATTGCGAAGACACCAAAGAGCTGAAAGAGCATTGGAACGCCAAAACAAACCATCAACGAAACTCGTGCCCCACCGAACAATCCGAGCACCCGTTGCTTCGGCGCAAGAGCATGCAGTGGGCACGCCGGCTCAGTCGGAAAGGAGCCAACAAACACACGCCCAAAACAGCCGAGTGGATTAACCAACAGAGGTTGAGCCTCTACCGGCGGTCGGAGCGGCAAGAGCTGTCGGAGCTGGTGAAGAACCGGATGAAACATCTGGGCTTGCCCACAACAGGGTACG
- the KCNT1 gene encoding potassium channel subfamily T member 1 isoform X9, whose product MDSSLSQVQVEFYVNENTFKERLKLFFIKNQRSSLRIRLFNFSLKLLTCLLYIVRVLLDDPERIGCWECEKHNYSTFNQSSSEINWDPIIWVDRNKPLWAIQVSVAIISFLETMLLIYLSYKGNIWEQIFRVSFILEMINTVPFIITIFWPFIRNLFIPVFLNCWLAKYALENMINDLHRAIQRTQSAMFNQVLILICTLLCLLFTGTCGIQHLERAGENLTLFKSFYFCIVTFSTVGYGDVTPKIWPSQLLVVIMICVALVVLPLQFEELVYLWMERQKSGGNYSRHRAQTEKHVVLCVSSLKIDLLMDFLNEFYAHPRLQDYYVVILCPTEMDIQVRRVLQIPLWSQRVIYLQGSALKDQDLLRAKMDNGEACFILSSRNEVDRTAADHQTILRAWAVKDFAPNCPLYVQILKPENKFHVKFADHVVCEEECKYAMLALNCVCPATSTLITLLVHTSRGQEGQESPEQWQRMYGRCSGNEVYHIRMGDSKFFMEYEGKSFTYASFHAHKKYGVCLMGVRREENKSILLNPGPRHIMTASDTCFYINITKEENSAFIFKQEEKQKKKGFAGRGIYDGPSRLPVHSIIASMGTVAMDLQNTECRPMNNSKLTLPAENGSGKRRPSIAPVLEVADSSSLLPCDMLSDQSEDEMTQSDEEGLPIIEYVKGYPPNSPYIGSSPTLCHLLPVKAPFCCLRLDKGCKHNSYEDAKAYGFKNKLIIVSAETAGNGLYNFIVPLRAYYRSRKELNPIVLLLDNKPDHHFLEAICCFPMVYYMEGTIDNLDSLLQCGIIYADNLVVVDKESTMSAEEDYMADAKTIVNVQTMFRLFPSLSIITELTHPSNMRFMQFRAKDSYSLALSKLEKKERENGSNLAFMFRLPFAAGRVFSISMLDTLLYQSFVKDYMITITRLLLGLDTTPGSGYLCAMKITEDDLWIRSYGRLFQKLCSSSAEIPIGIYRTESHMFSTTDPHDLRTQSQISINVEDCEDTKELKEHWNAKTNHQRNSCPTEQSEHPLLRRKSMQWARRLSRKGANKHTPKTAEWINQQRLSLYRRSERQELSELVKNRMKHLGLPTTGYEDVANLTACDVMNRVNLGYLQDEMNDHQNTLSYVLINPPPDTRLELNDIVYLIRPDPLAHVENENHSRKSSCGNKQDPCSPETRDETQL is encoded by the exons ATGGATTCTTCCCTCTCACA GGTCCAAGTGGAGTTTTATGTGAACGAAAACACATTTAAGGAGCGCCTGAAGCTATTCTTCATCAAAAACCAAAGATCAA GTCTGAGGATACGTCTGTTCAACTTCTCCCTGAAGCTTCTTACCTGCCTTCTTTACATCGTCCGTGTTCTCCTCGATGACCCAGAACGGATAGGATG TTGGGAATGTGAAAAACACAATTATTCAACCTTCAACCAGTCGTCTTCAGAAATCAACTG GGATCCCATCATATGGGTAGACCGAAACAAACCATTGTGGGCAATACAA gTCAGTGTAGCCATTATTAGCTTCCTGGAGACGATGCTCCTGATCTATCTCAGCTACAAG GGAAACATTTGGGAGCAGATTTTCCGTGTATCCTTCATCCTTGAAATGATCAACACTGTGCCCTTTATTATCACA ATCTTTTGGCCGTTTATACGGAACCTGTTTATTCCTGTTTTCTTGAATTGCTGGCTGGCAAAGTATGCCTTGGAAAACATGATT aacGATTTGCACCGAGCGATACAAAGAACCCAGTCTGCCATGTTCAACCAGGTGCTCATCTTGATTTGCACTTTACTCTGTCTCCTTTTCACTGG AACCTGTGGCATCCAGCACTTAGAAAGAGCCGGTGAAAACCTCACCCTCTTCAAATCCTTCTATTTCTGCATTGTTACCTTCTCCACGGTGGGCTACGGCGATGTGACACCCAAAATCTGGCCCTCTCAGCTGTTGGTTGTGATCATGATCTGCGTTGCCCTGGTTGTATTACCTCTCCAG TTTGAGGAGCTTGTATACTTGTGGATGGAGCGCCAGAAATCCGGGGGGAACTACAGCCGTCATCGAGCACAAACGGAGAAACACGTGGTCCTTTGTGTCAGCTCCCTCAAAATTGACCTGCTGATGGACTTCCTCAACGAATTTTACGCTCATCCTAGACTGCAG GATTACTATGTGGTGATCCTCTGTCCCACAGAGATGGACATCCAGGTCCGGCGGGTGCTACAGATTCCCTTATGGTCTCAGCGTGTGATCTATCTCCAGGGATCGGCCTTGAAAGATCAGGATCTCTTGAGAGCCAA GATGGACAATGGAGAAGCCTGTTTCATTCTCAGCAGCCGCAATGAAGTGGACCGCACAGCTGCT GACCATCAAACTATCCTCCGGGCTTGGGCTGTGAAGGACTTTGCTCCAAACTGTCCCCTGTATGTTCAGATCTTGAAACCGGAGAACAAGTTCCACGTAAAATTTGCTG ATCATGTGGTCTGTGAAGAGGAATGCAAGTACGCAATGCTGGCTCTGAACTGCGTCTGCCCAGCCACCTCCACTCTCATCACGCTCCTTGTTCACACATCCAGAGGACA AGAAGGACAGGAATCGCCGGAGCAGTGGCAAAGGATGTACGGTCGCTGCTCGGGTAATGAGGTCTACCACATCCGGATGGGCGACAGCAAGTTCTTCATGGAGTATGAAGGGAAGAGCTTCACCTACGCATCCTTCCACGCCCACAAAAA GTACGGTGTCTGCTTGATGGGTGTGAGAAGGGAGGAGAACAAGAGCATCCTTCTCAACCCAGGACCGCGGCACATCATGACCGCCTCGGACACTTGCTTCTACATCAACATCACGAAGGAGGAGAACTCGGCCTTCATCTTCaagcaggaggagaagcagaagaagaaaggctTTGCAGGGAGAGGGATCTACGACGGGCCGTCAAGGTTGCCAGTCCATAGCATCATCGCCAGCATGG GCACAGTAGCCATGGACTTGCAGAACACAGAGTGTCGCCCCATGAACAACAGCAAACTCACCTTGCCGGCGGAGAACGGATCCGGCAAAAGGAGACCCAGCATCGCTCCAGTTCTGGAGGTGGCCGACAGTTCTTCCCTCTTACCATGCGACATGCTCAGCGACCAGTCGGAAGACGAGATGACTCAGTCGGACGAAGAGGGCCTTCCCATTATAGA ATACGTCAAGGGCTATCCACCCAATTCTCCGTACATTGGAAGTTCTCCCACACTGTGCCACCTTCTGCCTGTTAAGGCTCCTTTCTGTTGCTTACGTTTGGATAAG GGCTGCAAACACAACAGCTATGAAGATGCCAAGGCCTACGGGTTTAAGAACAAACTGATCATTGTGTCGGCTGAGACGGCTGGGAACGGCTTGTATAACTTCATTGTCCCTCTCCGTGCCTACTATCGGTCACGGAAGGAGTTAAACCCCATCGTGCTGTTGCTGGACAACAA GCCTGATCATCACTTTCTGGAAGCCATCTGCTGTTTCCCAATGGTCTATTACATGGAAGGCACAATTGACAA CCTGGACAGTttgctgcagtgtggcatcatTTACGCCGACAATTTGGTGGTGGTGGATAAGGAGAGTACCATGAGTGCCGAAGAGGACTACATGGCGGATGCCAAGACCATCGTCAATGTCCAAACCATGTTCAG gCTTTTCCCAAGTCTAAGTATCATCACAGAGCTGACGCATCCATCCAACATGAGGTTCATGCAGTTCCGAGCAAAGGATAGCTATTCATTGGCTCTTTCCAAGCTAGAGAAG AAAGAACGTGAAAATGGCTCCAACTTGGCCTTCATGTTCCGACTGCCATTTGCCGCTGGCCGGGTTTTCAGCATCAGCATGTTGGATACGTTGCTTTACCAG TCATTTGTGAAGGACTACATGATCACCATTACAAGATTGCTGTTGGGCCTGGATACCACCCCTGGCTCTGGCTACCTTTGTGCT ATGAAAATCACAGAGGATGACCTGTGGATCCGGAGCTATGGCCGTCTCTTCCAGAAACTGTGCTCTTCCAGCGCGGAGATCCCCATTGGCATCTATAGAACGGAGTCCCATATGTTTTCTACCACTGAT CCTCATGACCTCAGAACACAG TCACAGATCTCAATCAACGTGGAAGATTGCGAAGACACCAAAGAGCTGAAAGAGCATTGGAACGCCAAAACAAACCATCAACGAAACTCGTGCCCCACCGAACAATCCGAGCACCCGTTGCTTCGGCGCAAGAGCATGCAGTGGGCACGCCGGCTCAGTCGGAAAGGAGCCAACAAACACACGCCCAAAACAGCCGAGTGGATTAACCAACAGAGGTTGAGCCTCTACCGGCGGTCGGAGCGGCAAGAGCTGTCGGAGCTGGTGAAGAACCGGATGAAACATCTGGGCTTGCCCACAACAGGGTACG